In a single window of the Candidatus Nanopelagicales bacterium genome:
- a CDS encoding PIN domain-containing protein has translation MTGMVFDAGALIGIERNKTRMIALLAGMNEGGDQVFVPAAVLAQAWRGGAGQARLAKFLKDKRVTVEPLTEHLAQACGVLCGKSGTDDVVDASVVTLARKLGLPIVTGDEHDLAALNAIDPTVTIHSI, from the coding sequence GTGACCGGCATGGTCTTCGATGCCGGCGCCCTCATCGGTATCGAGAGGAATAAGACGCGGATGATCGCGCTACTCGCCGGGATGAATGAAGGCGGCGACCAGGTGTTCGTGCCAGCCGCGGTCCTAGCTCAAGCGTGGCGCGGTGGCGCTGGGCAGGCGCGCCTCGCCAAGTTCCTCAAGGACAAGAGAGTCACCGTCGAACCGCTCACCGAGCACCTGGCTCAAGCCTGTGGTGTTCTGTGCGGCAAGTCAGGAACAGATGATGTTGTGGACGCGTCTGTGGTGACGTTGGCTCGCAAACTCGGATTGCCCATCGTGACCGGCGACGAGCATGACCTGGCCGCGTTGAATGCCATCGATCCGACAGTCACGATCCACAGCATCTGA
- a CDS encoding ATP-binding protein, with translation MAAADNLVARHASRLVAEALRDTRVVLVQGARQVGKSTLATRLVDLPGAEVRTLDDVGMLEAARTDPVGFVETPGPLVIDEIQRAPELLLAIKSRVDRDPRPGQFLLTGSAQVLATRRVADSLPGRVETISLWPLSQGEIDVSPDQFLDAVFQDGPDFTHTTSVARSEYLSRLTRGGFPDARNRSARRLQAFLDSYTRSIVDRDVRDLSQIERAPQLRALLPMLAARSGSLMMPAGLANKLAISRPTVARYLALLQEVFLIAAIPAWSRNVSARATSASKLAFVDSGIAANLLGETPESLARPQSHLGPLLEGFVAMELARQATWSDVRVELSHYRTKDGVEVDLIAEDRSGAVIAIEVKASSTVRSEDFRGIHHLRERIGDDLRLGIVLHAGTNTLAFGPGLKAVPIAAIWEAGRPK, from the coding sequence ATGGCCGCCGCCGACAACCTCGTCGCTCGCCACGCGTCGCGCCTCGTCGCCGAGGCTCTGCGGGACACCCGGGTCGTCCTGGTGCAGGGGGCTCGGCAGGTCGGCAAGTCGACTCTCGCCACGCGCCTCGTAGACCTACCGGGGGCCGAGGTACGCACACTCGACGATGTCGGAATGCTGGAGGCGGCCCGAACAGATCCCGTCGGGTTCGTCGAAACGCCAGGTCCCCTGGTCATCGACGAAATCCAGCGTGCTCCAGAGCTACTCCTGGCCATCAAGTCCCGAGTGGATCGAGATCCCCGCCCCGGGCAGTTTCTACTCACGGGGTCCGCACAAGTCCTCGCGACGCGACGAGTCGCCGACTCGCTGCCCGGCCGCGTCGAAACGATCAGCCTCTGGCCGCTGTCACAGGGGGAGATCGACGTCTCCCCCGACCAATTCCTCGATGCGGTGTTCCAAGACGGTCCCGATTTCACGCACACGACATCGGTCGCCCGCTCCGAGTACTTGTCCAGATTGACGCGCGGAGGCTTCCCGGACGCCCGCAACCGCTCCGCTCGACGGCTGCAAGCATTCCTGGATTCGTATACACGCTCGATCGTCGATCGCGATGTGCGGGACCTCTCCCAGATCGAGCGAGCGCCCCAACTTCGGGCGCTGCTTCCGATGCTGGCGGCACGCTCAGGCTCATTGATGATGCCTGCGGGGTTGGCCAACAAACTCGCAATCTCACGCCCCACGGTGGCGCGCTACCTGGCACTGCTTCAAGAGGTCTTCCTGATCGCCGCAATCCCGGCTTGGAGTCGAAACGTGAGCGCCAGGGCAACATCGGCAAGCAAGCTGGCGTTCGTCGACTCCGGGATCGCTGCCAACCTGCTCGGGGAAACGCCCGAGAGCCTGGCGAGACCCCAGTCTCATCTGGGGCCGCTGCTGGAAGGTTTCGTGGCGATGGAACTGGCACGGCAAGCCACGTGGAGCGATGTTCGGGTGGAACTGTCCCACTACCGAACCAAGGATGGAGTGGAAGTCGACCTCATCGCAGAGGACCGCTCGGGAGCTGTCATCGCGATCGAGGTCAAGGCCTCATCCACGGTGCGATCGGAGGACTTCCGGGGGATCCATCACCTCAGGGAACGAATTGGTGATGATCTGCGCCTCGGGATCGTCCTTCACGCTGGAACGAACACGCTGGCCTTCGGCCCTGGCCTCAAGGCAGTCCCCATCGCCGCGATATGGGAGGCCGGCCGCCCGAAGTGA
- a CDS encoding prolyl oligopeptidase family serine peptidase — MRSVSLVTSERQGRKAAGMPKPHSRPVSSVIVALTAVAALAFSAGCSPSQPLKDPTRQPQGIIPAAKSLTAKDILNADLPWGPFMSPDASRAMWIKTNYTPGEELPSWKMYVTDLATLKSKLVLSGSGLIAGLPKWSPDGTTFAYIDAAPDGTTQLFTVPASGGKPTKVTSVEGGVVAHAWRDASTLAFTAPVVDADADDTDETIHVTTETDDKVRLFQVAAAGGKVVPLTHNNDQITSFWLSPDGGKALTVQTRDFGGGNEYYQKIPQVPRLNYLVDLSNGTEKSVLQDVRSVSGVTWSSDSQTAWVESNYTPDKLLAATTTKIRALDVPSGSDSEVDLDWSRGIHSQTGATPAVASTSDGFMAMLADGTNPRLAAYSGPKQSPARQALEGEHQGSIFAFDVSKDGKKIVYLYSTPSTPPQMYAAKIISGNISDPRRFTDLNAGWSGKEFVRSEVISWQGAQNDPVDGILWYPSGYEPGKKYPLVLMIHGGPFHVDLAEWASNTYSLYPYQLMAQKGAFVLAPNYHGSSEYGLDFARSIRDGRFYDYPLQDIENAIDRLVELGMVDDNRLGTLGWSNGSILSNALIAQDQRFKAASLGAGGNEWVSLWGSAVDGYLLLEYYFGAGPIENPSLYTDAAMAPFYSARDVETPAVMYQGDADISVPPGMTWSAFRALQKYGKAPVELFIFPGAGHDPIQRSYQARKLTEDIKWFDKYLFDSNGP; from the coding sequence ATGCGATCTGTTTCACTCGTCACGAGCGAGCGACAGGGCAGGAAGGCGGCTGGCATGCCAAAGCCCCACTCGAGGCCGGTTTCTTCAGTAATCGTCGCACTGACGGCAGTGGCAGCGCTCGCGTTCTCCGCCGGATGCAGCCCGTCGCAACCACTCAAGGATCCAACGCGGCAACCGCAGGGGATCATCCCGGCGGCCAAGTCACTGACGGCCAAGGACATCCTGAACGCCGACCTGCCGTGGGGCCCCTTCATGTCTCCAGACGCGTCCCGAGCGATGTGGATCAAAACGAACTACACGCCGGGCGAGGAGCTCCCGTCGTGGAAGATGTACGTCACGGACCTCGCGACTCTCAAGAGCAAGCTGGTCCTTTCCGGTTCAGGCCTGATAGCGGGCCTTCCCAAGTGGTCCCCAGATGGGACCACCTTCGCCTACATCGACGCGGCACCTGACGGGACAACGCAGCTGTTCACGGTCCCGGCTTCCGGCGGGAAGCCAACGAAGGTCACCTCCGTCGAAGGAGGCGTGGTCGCGCACGCGTGGCGGGACGCCTCCACGCTCGCGTTCACAGCTCCCGTAGTCGACGCGGACGCCGATGACACGGACGAGACGATCCACGTCACGACCGAGACTGACGACAAGGTGAGGCTCTTCCAGGTCGCCGCCGCTGGAGGGAAAGTTGTCCCGCTGACGCACAACAACGACCAGATCACCTCATTCTGGCTCTCGCCCGACGGCGGCAAGGCGCTCACGGTCCAGACGCGGGACTTCGGTGGAGGCAACGAGTACTACCAGAAGATACCCCAAGTGCCGCGCCTGAACTACCTCGTCGATCTCTCGAACGGAACTGAGAAGTCAGTACTTCAGGACGTCCGCTCGGTATCCGGTGTCACGTGGTCCTCCGATTCCCAGACGGCCTGGGTGGAGAGCAACTACACGCCCGACAAGTTGCTGGCCGCAACGACGACCAAGATTCGGGCGCTCGACGTTCCTTCCGGAAGCGACAGCGAGGTCGATCTGGACTGGAGCCGAGGCATTCATTCGCAAACGGGCGCGACTCCGGCCGTGGCCTCGACGTCTGACGGCTTCATGGCGATGCTCGCGGACGGCACGAACCCGAGGCTCGCCGCCTATTCGGGGCCGAAGCAGTCACCGGCGAGACAGGCATTGGAAGGCGAGCATCAGGGAAGCATCTTCGCCTTCGATGTTTCCAAGGACGGGAAGAAGATCGTCTACCTCTATTCGACGCCCAGCACCCCGCCGCAGATGTACGCAGCCAAGATCATCTCCGGGAACATCAGCGACCCGAGGCGCTTCACGGACCTCAACGCGGGCTGGTCCGGCAAGGAGTTCGTCAGGAGCGAGGTAATCAGCTGGCAGGGCGCGCAGAACGATCCCGTGGACGGCATCCTCTGGTACCCAAGCGGCTACGAGCCGGGCAAAAAGTACCCGCTCGTGTTGATGATCCACGGCGGACCATTCCACGTCGACCTAGCCGAATGGGCGAGCAACACCTATTCGCTCTACCCCTACCAGTTGATGGCGCAAAAGGGAGCCTTCGTGCTGGCCCCCAACTACCACGGCAGCAGCGAGTACGGCCTCGACTTCGCCCGCTCGATTCGCGACGGCCGGTTCTACGACTACCCCCTCCAGGACATCGAGAACGCCATCGACCGTCTCGTAGAACTGGGGATGGTCGACGACAACCGGCTCGGAACTCTGGGGTGGTCAAACGGCTCGATCCTGTCCAACGCGCTCATAGCCCAGGACCAGCGCTTCAAGGCAGCCTCGCTCGGAGCCGGGGGAAACGAGTGGGTCTCGCTTTGGGGATCAGCCGTGGACGGGTATTTGCTCCTCGAGTACTACTTCGGCGCGGGCCCCATCGAGAATCCGTCGCTGTACACGGACGCCGCGATGGCGCCGTTCTACAGCGCTCGCGACGTTGAAACGCCCGCAGTTATGTACCAGGGGGATGCCGACATAAGCGTGCCGCCAGGTATGACATGGAGCGCATTCCGCGCCCTGCAGAAGTACGGGAAAGCGCCGGTCGAGCTGTTCATCTTCCCCGGGGCCGGCCACGATCCCATCCAGCGCTCCTACCAGGCGCGAAAGCTGACCGAAGACATCAAGTGGTTCGACAAGTACCTGTTCGATTCCAATGGACCATAG